The following proteins are encoded in a genomic region of Cygnus olor isolate bCygOlo1 chromosome 23, bCygOlo1.pri.v2, whole genome shotgun sequence:
- the TINAGL1 gene encoding tubulointerstitial nephritis antigen-like: MRLPWALLCLWLLAGAAGAARARTRRELAPGLYEHGVYDAGGSYCQRGDVCCHGRDDGCTVPYLDTICYCDLFCNRTVSDCCPDFWEYCLGIPAPFPKVQGCARAGRTYPSGATYRENCNLCTCSPAGQWQCEDNACLVDGDLIDAINRGNYGWRAANYSQFWGMTLEDGIRYRLGTFRPPPTVMNMNEMHMAMDSNEVLPRHFDAATKWPGMIHEPLDQGNCAGSWAFSTAAVASDRISIHSMGHMTPSLSPQNLLSCDTRNQRGCSGGRLDGAWWYLRRRGVVTDECYPFTSPESQPAAQPCMMHSRSTGRGKRQATARCPNPQTHANDIYQSTPAYRLASSEKEIMKELLENGPVQAILEVHEDFFLYRGGIYRHTPVAEGKGPKHQRHGTHSVKITGWGEEQLPDGQTLKYWTAANSWGRAWGEDGRFRIARGVNECEVESFVVGVWGRVGMEDVPHK, translated from the exons ATGCGCCTGCCGtgggccctgctctgcctctggctgctggcgggggcggccggggctgcccgggcaCGCACGCGCCGGGAGCTGGCCCCCGGCTTGTACGAGCACGGCGTCTATGATGCCGGCGGCTCCTACTGCCAGCGAGGGGACGTCTGCTGCCACGGCCGGGACGACGGCTGCACCGTGCCCTACCTCGACACCATCTGCTACTGCGACCTCTTCTGCAACCGCACCGTCTCCGACTGCTGCCCTGACTTCTGGGAGTACTGCCTGGGCATCCCGGCCCCCTTCCCCAAAGTCCAAG GCTGCGCCCGCGCCGGCCGCACCTACCCCAGCGGGGCCACGTACCGGGAGAACTGCAACCTGTG cacctgcagccccgCGGGGCAGTGGCAGTGCGAGGACAACGCCTGCCTCGTGGACGGGGACCTCATCGATGCCATCAACAGGGGCAACTACGG CTGGAGGGCCGCCAACTACAGCCAGTTCTGGGGGATGACGCTGGAGGACGGGATCCGCTACCGCCTGGGCACCTTCCGCCCGCCGCCCACCGTCATGAACATGAACGAGATGCAC ATGGCCATGGACTCCAACGAGGTGCTGCCCCGCCACTTCGACGCAGCCACCAAGTGGCCCGGGATGATCCATGAGCCCCTGGACCAGGGCAACTGCGCCGGCTCCTGGGCGTTCTCCACGGCCG CCGTCGCCTCCGACCGCATCTCCATCCACTCCATGGGGCACATGACGCCCTCCCTGTCACCCCAAAACCTCCTGTCCTGCGACACCCGCAACcagcggggctgcagcgggggACGGCTGGACGGTGCCTGGTGGTACCTGCGCAGGAGGGG GGTGGTGACGGACGAGTGCTACCCCTTCACCAGCCCGGAGAGCCAGCCGGCGGCGCAGCCCTGCATGATGCACAGCCGCTCCACGGGCCGGGGCAAGCGGCAGGCCACGGCGCGCTGCCCCAACCCCCAGACCCACGCCAACGACATCTACCAGTCCACCCCCGCCTACCGCCTCGCCTCCAGC GAGAAGGAGATCatgaaggagctgctggagaatGGCCCCGTGCAAG CCATCCTGGAGGTGCACGAGGATTTCTTCCTGTACCGCGGCGGGATCTATCGGCACACGCCCGTGGCCGAGGGGAAGGGGCCGAAGCACCAGCGGCACGGGACCCACTCGGTCAAAATCACCGG gtggggCGAGGAGCAGCTGCCCGACGGCCAGACCCTAAAATACTGG acgGCGGCCAACTCGTGGGGAAGGGCATGGGGCGAGGACGGGCGCTTCCGCATCGCCCGCGGCGTCAACGAGTGCGAGGTGGAGAGCTTCGTGGTGGGCGTCTGGGGCCGCGTCGGCATGGAGGACGTGCCCCACAAGTGa
- the KCNQ4 gene encoding potassium voltage-gated channel subfamily KQT member 4, producing ASAAPRPAGPPRCRRRLQNCLYNVLERPRGGAFVYHAFIFLLVFSCLVLSVFSTIQEHQKLANECLFILEFVMIVVFGMEYIVRVWAAGCCCRYRGWRGRLRFARKPFCVIDFIVFIASVAVIAAGTQGNIFATSALRSMRFLQILRMVRMDRRGGTWKLLGSVVYAHSKELITAWYIGFLVLIFASFLVYLAEKDANAQFATYADSLWWGTVTLTTIGYGDKTPQTWLGRMLAAGFALLGISFFALPAGILGSGFALKVQEQHRQKHFEKRRTPAANLIQAAWRLYSTDASRAYLMATWCYYDSLLPSFRELVLMFEHLHRARNGGFRSSEVKKWPDGAPPPPYQSFTSGQKSAVPAACSGESWKEEDAQPHKCLSLSTKMGIKDRIRLGPPGSRGRQHLGPPLQRSPSPEDIPEASSPSKVHKSWSFNDRTRFRASLRLKPRPPAEADCPPEDSGEEKSPPCDLTFEDIMPAVKSLIRAVRILKFLVAKRKFKETLRPYDVKDVIEQYSAGHLDMLGRIKSLQTRVDQIVGRGGPAADKKTREKGEKAAPEPEPVDELSMMGRVAKVERQVQSIEDKLDLLLGLYSQCLRKGCTNSFSLGAVRVPPGEPDITSDYHSPVEHEDISASAQTLNISRSASANMD from the exons gcctctgccgccccccgccccgccgggcccccccggtgccggcggCGGCTGCAGAACTGCCTGTACAACGTGCTGGagcggccccgcgggggggcCTTCGTGTACCACGCCTTCAT CTTCCTCCTCGTCTTCAGCTGCCTGGTGCTCTCCGTCTTCTCCACCATCCAGGAGCACCAGAAGCTGGCCAACGAGTGCCTCTTCATTCTG GAGTTTGTCATGATCGTGGTGTTCGGCATGGAGTACATCGTCCGCGTCTGGGCGgccggctgctgctgccgctaCCGGGGCTGGAGGGGACGGCTCCGCTTTGCCCGGAAACCCTTCTGCGTGATAG ATTTCATCGTCTTCATCGCCTCGGTGGCCGTCATCGCCGCCGGCACCCAGGGCAACATCTTCGCCACCTCGGCGCTGCGCAGCATGCGCTTCCTGCAGATCCTGCGCATGGTGCGCATGGACCGCCGCGGCGGCACCTGGAAGCTGCTGGGCTCCGTCGTCTACGCCCACAGCAAG GAGCTGATCACCGCCTGGTACATCGGCTTCCTGGTGCTCATCTTCGCCTCCTTCCTCGTCTACCTGGCCGAGAAGGACGCCAACGCGCAGTTCGCCACCTACGCCGACTCCCTCTGGTGGGGCACG GTCACGCTCACCACCATCGGCTACGGGGACAAGACGCCGCAGACGTGGCTGGGGCGGATGCTGGCGGCCGGCTTCGCCCTGCTCGGCATCTCCTTCTTCGCGCTGCCCGCC ggtATCCTGGGCTCTGGCTTTGCCCTcaaggtgcaggagcagcaccgGCAGAAGCACTTTGAGAAGAGGCGGACGCCTGCAGCAAATCTCATCCAG GCTGCGTGGCGGCTGTACTCGACGGATGCCAGCCGAGCGTACCTGATGGCCACCTGGTGCTACTACGacagcctcctgccctccttcag AGAGCTGGTCCTAATGTTTGAGCATTTGCACCGAGCCCGCAACGGAGGATTTAGGAGTTCAGAGGTGAAAAAATGGCCTGACGGAGCCCCACCGCCGCCTTATCAGTCCTTCACCTCTGGCCAGAAAAGCGCCGTCCCCGCGGCTTGTTCAGGGGAAAG ctggaaggaggaggacGCGCAGCCCCACAAGTGCTTGAGCCTCAG CACCAAGATGGGCATCAAGGACCGCATCCGGCTGGGCCCCCCGGGCAGCCGGGGCCGGCAGCACCTGGGCCCCCCCCTGCagcgctcccccagccccgaggaCATCCCCGAGGCCTCGAGCCCCAGCAAGGTGCACAAGAGCTGGAGCTTCAACGACCGCACGCGCTTCCGTGCCTCCCTCAGGCTCAAGCCGCGGCCCCCGGCCGAGG CTGACTGCCCGCCGGAGGACAGCGGCGAGGAGAAGAGCCCCCCCTGCGACCTGACCTTCGAGGACATCATGCCGGCGGTGAAGAGCCTGATCAGGGCTGTCCG GATCCTGAAGttcctggtggccaagaggaaGTTCAAGGAGACCCTGCGGCCCTACGACGTTAAGGATGTCATCGAGCAGTACTCGGCCGGGCACCTGGACATGCTGGGCAGGATCAAGAGCCTGCAGACGCG CGTGGACCAGATCGTGGGCAGGGGGGGCCCCGCTGCGGACAAGAAGACGcgggagaagggggagaaagcggcgccggagccggagccggtGGACGAGCTGAGCATGATGGGGCGCGTGGCCAaggtggagaggcag GTGCAGTCCATCGAGGACAAGCTGGACCTGCTGCTCGGCCTCTACTCGCAGTGCCTGCGCAAGGGCTGcaccaactccttcagcctgggCGCCGTGCGGGTGCCCCCCGGCGAGCCCGACATCACCTCCGACTACCACAGCCCCGTGGAGCACGAGGACATCTCGGCCTCCGCCCAGACGCTGAACATCTCCCGCTCGGCCAGCGCCAACATGGACtga